In Tepidamorphus gemmatus, one genomic interval encodes:
- a CDS encoding branched-chain amino acid ABC transporter permease — MLYREAGQFKTSYEADQAVFPILQDRIGVMVILAVAVAIPFFASNFVLASIMIPFLIFALATIGLNVLTGYAGQLSLGTGAFMGVGAYSCYKLTTFFPDVNIIVLVLLSGLFSAGIGMVFGLPSLRIKGLYLAVTTLAAQFFLEWCFIRIPWLYNYNHSGAIEVPERTGFGGVVLTGPAATPFVRYFVVLAIVVAMTIIVKNILRGRIGRSWMMIRDMDIAAELIGVRPLVAKLSAFAVSSYICGVAGAMMVFFWLGAAEASAFAISLSFQILFMAILGGLGSLIGCFFGSAFIWALPVVLRLVLPSVGIQIGAETVEHLTQMIIGALIILFLIVEPHGLARLWQIAKEKLRVWPFPYA; from the coding sequence ATGCTCTATCGCGAAGCCGGCCAGTTCAAAACCAGCTATGAAGCCGACCAGGCTGTCTTCCCGATCCTGCAGGATCGAATCGGGGTGATGGTCATTCTGGCGGTGGCGGTGGCGATCCCCTTCTTCGCCAGCAACTTCGTCCTGGCCTCGATCATGATCCCGTTCCTGATCTTCGCGCTGGCGACGATCGGGCTCAACGTGTTGACCGGCTATGCCGGCCAGCTGTCGCTCGGCACCGGCGCCTTCATGGGGGTGGGTGCCTATTCCTGCTACAAGCTGACGACCTTCTTCCCGGATGTGAACATCATCGTGCTGGTGCTGCTGTCGGGACTGTTCTCGGCGGGGATCGGGATGGTGTTCGGCCTGCCGTCGCTGCGGATCAAGGGCCTCTACCTGGCAGTGACGACGCTGGCGGCGCAGTTCTTCCTCGAATGGTGTTTCATCCGCATCCCCTGGCTCTACAATTACAACCATTCCGGCGCGATAGAGGTGCCCGAGCGGACCGGTTTCGGCGGCGTGGTGCTCACCGGGCCGGCTGCGACGCCGTTCGTGCGCTATTTCGTCGTGCTCGCCATCGTCGTGGCGATGACGATCATCGTGAAGAATATTCTCAGGGGAAGGATCGGTCGCAGCTGGATGATGATCCGCGACATGGACATCGCCGCCGAACTGATTGGCGTCAGACCTCTGGTCGCCAAGCTCTCCGCCTTCGCGGTGTCGTCCTATATCTGCGGCGTCGCCGGCGCGATGATGGTGTTCTTCTGGCTTGGCGCCGCGGAGGCATCGGCCTTCGCGATCAGCCTGTCGTTCCAGATCCTGTTCATGGCGATCCTCGGCGGGCTTGGCAGCCTGATCGGCTGCTTTTTCGGTTCGGCCTTCATCTGGGCGCTACCGGTGGTGCTGCGGCTGGTGCTGCCCTCGGTCGGTATCCAGATCGGAGCGGAAACCGTCGAGCATCTGACCCAGATGATCATCGGCGCGCTGATCATCTTGTTCCTGATCGTCGAGCCGCACGGACTCGCCCGACTGTGGCAGATCGCCAAGGAAAAGCTTCGCGTCTGGCCGTTCCCCTATGCCTGA
- a CDS encoding indolepyruvate ferredoxin oxidoreductase family protein — protein sequence MPGGNAMTLKSVTLDDKYDLTKDSVFVSGTQAVLRLTLMQKERDRRAGLNTAGYVTGYRGSPLGSLDQTFGRARTLLGANDIVFQPGLNEDLAATALWGTQQAELRGDGAYDGVFGIWYGKGPGVDRSGDVFRHANLAGTSPHGGVIALMGDDHTCESSTTAHQSEFAFVDAMIPILSPAGVQEILDYGLHGWALSRYAGTWCGIKCVKDTIESTAIVDGRVDRVAIVTPTDFQMPVGGLNIRINDHPILQEARLHDFKRDAVLAYLRANRLDRIILQGGTTPRLGIATLGKSYLDVRQALEDLGIDEVRAAALGIRLYKIACPWPLEPEGARRFADGLDMIIVVEEKRSLVETQFKELLYGMANAPVIVGKHDEQGRTLLPSKGALDPNDIAIAIGERVLRFVDDAAVAARLAEIRKFQAVLAETQDVAIRTPYFCAGCPHNTSTVVPEGSRAYAGIGCHYMAQWMDRQTEGYTQMGGEGANWVGEAPFSKRKHVFQNLGDGTYNHSGYLAIRAAAASGVNITYKILFNDAVAMTGGQRHEGGLTVDQIARQVAAEGARQVVVVTDEPDKYPTGTAFPPGTTIHHRSELDEVQKSLREVPGLSVLIYDQTCAAEKRRRRKRGQFPDPARRIFINELVCEGCGDCGVQSNCVAIQPVETEFGRKRQIDQSSCNKDYSCLKGFCPSFVTVEGGRLRKGVGPAGVRGGDVDVSDLPVPDLPRIDGTYDVVVTGVGGTGVVTIGALIGMAAYLEGKGCGIIDMAGLAQKGGSVLTHLKIADSPEAISAIRVSAGAAELVLGCDIVVAGTKKVLASVRPGHTEVVVNTHATYPGDFAKNANFTLPIERLKRAIRGQAGQGHVHTVDATGLATALLGDAILGNIFMLGFAYQLGRLPLSAEALERAIELNGVAIRENIAAFRWGRRAAVDPAGVEKLAEPDKGADPVHDISATLDEMIERRVRFLTAYQDSAYAGRYRARVETVRAAETAAMPGETALTEAVARYLFKLMAYKDEYEVARLYTDGTFLKAVRDTFEGDYRLKFHLAPPLTNKPDPATGRPKKTTFGPWMMTGFRILASLKRLRGTRLDIFGYSHERRTERRLIADYEAMLDEILAGLSPATHAIAVALASIPEKIRGYGPVKARHLAAAKAEEAALLDSFRSGGAAARQAAE from the coding sequence CAAGTACGATCTGACCAAGGACAGTGTCTTCGTGTCCGGCACCCAGGCGGTGCTGCGGCTCACCCTGATGCAGAAGGAACGCGACCGGCGCGCCGGTCTCAACACGGCGGGCTACGTCACCGGGTATCGCGGCTCGCCGCTCGGCAGTCTCGACCAGACGTTCGGCCGCGCAAGGACGCTGCTCGGCGCCAACGACATCGTCTTCCAGCCGGGCCTCAACGAGGATCTTGCTGCCACCGCGCTGTGGGGCACGCAGCAGGCCGAACTGCGCGGTGACGGTGCCTATGACGGCGTGTTCGGCATCTGGTACGGAAAGGGGCCGGGCGTCGACCGCTCCGGCGACGTCTTCCGCCATGCCAATCTGGCCGGAACCTCGCCGCATGGCGGCGTGATCGCGCTGATGGGCGACGATCACACATGCGAATCCTCGACCACCGCGCATCAGTCGGAATTCGCATTCGTCGATGCGATGATCCCCATCCTCAGCCCGGCCGGCGTCCAGGAGATCCTCGACTACGGCCTGCACGGCTGGGCACTGTCGCGCTATGCGGGGACGTGGTGCGGCATCAAGTGCGTCAAGGACACGATCGAATCGACGGCGATCGTGGACGGCCGCGTCGATCGCGTCGCGATCGTCACCCCCACCGATTTCCAGATGCCCGTCGGCGGCCTGAACATTCGCATCAACGATCACCCGATCCTGCAGGAGGCCCGCCTCCACGATTTCAAGCGCGATGCGGTCCTGGCCTATCTGCGGGCGAACAGGCTCGACCGGATCATCCTGCAGGGCGGGACGACGCCGCGGCTCGGCATCGCGACGCTGGGCAAGAGCTATCTCGACGTACGCCAGGCGCTTGAGGATCTCGGCATCGACGAGGTCAGGGCCGCCGCGCTCGGCATCCGGCTGTACAAGATCGCCTGCCCCTGGCCGCTGGAGCCCGAGGGGGCCCGTCGCTTCGCCGACGGTCTCGACATGATCATCGTTGTCGAGGAGAAGCGCTCGCTGGTCGAAACGCAGTTCAAGGAACTGCTCTACGGCATGGCGAACGCCCCGGTGATCGTCGGCAAGCACGACGAACAGGGCCGCACGTTGCTGCCGAGCAAGGGGGCGCTCGACCCCAACGATATCGCGATCGCGATCGGCGAGCGCGTGCTGCGCTTCGTCGATGATGCGGCGGTGGCGGCACGGCTCGCCGAGATCCGCAAGTTCCAGGCGGTGCTCGCCGAGACCCAGGACGTGGCGATCCGGACGCCATATTTCTGCGCCGGCTGCCCGCACAACACCTCGACGGTGGTACCGGAGGGCAGCCGTGCCTATGCCGGAATCGGCTGCCACTACATGGCGCAATGGATGGACCGGCAGACCGAGGGCTATACCCAGATGGGCGGCGAGGGCGCCAACTGGGTCGGCGAGGCGCCGTTCTCGAAGCGCAAGCACGTCTTCCAGAACCTCGGCGATGGTACCTACAATCATTCCGGCTATCTGGCGATCCGGGCGGCGGCGGCATCAGGGGTCAACATCACTTACAAGATCCTATTCAACGATGCGGTGGCGATGACCGGAGGCCAGCGCCATGAAGGTGGTCTGACGGTCGACCAGATTGCCCGGCAGGTGGCCGCGGAAGGGGCGCGGCAGGTCGTCGTCGTCACTGACGAGCCGGACAAGTATCCGACGGGTACGGCGTTTCCTCCCGGCACCACCATCCATCACCGCTCGGAGCTCGACGAGGTGCAGAAGAGCCTCAGGGAAGTGCCCGGGCTTTCGGTGCTCATCTACGACCAGACCTGCGCCGCAGAGAAACGCCGGCGTCGCAAGCGCGGGCAGTTTCCCGATCCGGCCCGGCGCATCTTCATCAACGAACTGGTGTGCGAGGGCTGTGGCGACTGCGGTGTCCAGTCGAACTGCGTCGCGATCCAGCCGGTGGAAACCGAGTTCGGCCGCAAGCGGCAGATCGACCAGTCGAGCTGCAACAAGGACTACTCCTGTTTGAAGGGATTCTGTCCGAGCTTCGTCACGGTCGAGGGCGGACGGCTGCGCAAGGGGGTGGGCCCGGCAGGGGTGCGCGGCGGCGATGTCGATGTCTCCGACCTGCCCGTGCCCGACCTGCCGCGGATCGACGGCACCTACGACGTGGTGGTGACCGGAGTCGGCGGCACGGGCGTCGTCACGATCGGCGCGCTGATCGGCATGGCGGCCTATCTGGAAGGCAAGGGCTGCGGCATCATCGACATGGCCGGCCTTGCCCAGAAGGGCGGCTCGGTGCTGACCCATCTCAAGATCGCCGATAGTCCGGAGGCAATCAGCGCGATCCGTGTCTCGGCCGGTGCGGCGGAGCTGGTGCTCGGCTGCGATATCGTCGTGGCGGGAACGAAGAAGGTGCTGGCCTCGGTGAGGCCGGGCCATACGGAAGTGGTCGTCAACACCCATGCCACCTATCCCGGCGACTTTGCCAAGAACGCCAACTTCACGCTGCCGATCGAACGGCTGAAGCGGGCGATCCGCGGGCAGGCGGGACAGGGACATGTGCACACGGTGGATGCCACGGGGCTTGCTACGGCGCTGCTCGGCGATGCCATCCTCGGCAACATCTTCATGCTCGGCTTTGCCTACCAGCTCGGACGGCTGCCGCTGAGCGCGGAGGCTCTGGAGCGGGCGATCGAGCTGAACGGCGTCGCGATCCGCGAAAACATCGCCGCATTCCGCTGGGGCCGCCGCGCTGCCGTCGATCCGGCCGGTGTCGAGAAGCTCGCCGAACCCGACAAGGGTGCCGATCCGGTGCACGACATCTCGGCCACGCTCGACGAGATGATCGAGCGCCGGGTCAGGTTCCTCACCGCCTACCAGGACTCCGCCTATGCCGGCCGCTACCGCGCACGGGTCGAGACGGTTCGCGCGGCGGAGACCGCGGCGATGCCGGGCGAGACGGCGCTCACCGAGGCCGTTGCGCGCTACCTGTTCAAGCTGATGGCATACAAGGACGAGTACGAGGTTGCGCGGTTGTATACGGACGGAACCTTCCTCAAGGCCGTGCGCGACACGTTCGAGGGTGACTACCGTCTGAAGTTTCACCTCGCCCCGCCGCTGACCAACAAGCCGGATCCCGCCACCGGCCGCCCGAAGAAGACGACCTTCGGACCGTGGATGATGACCGGCTTCCGCATCCTGGCTTCGCTGAAGCGCCTGCGCGGGACGCGGCTCGACATCTTCGGCTACAGTCACGAACGACGGACCGAGCGGCGGCTGATCGCCGATTACGAGGCGATGCTTGACGAGATCCTGGCCGGGCTGTCGCCAGCGACTCATGCAATCGCCGTCGCGCTCGCCTCGATCCCGGAAAAGATCCGCGGCTACGGGCCAGTCAAGGCGCGGCATCTCGCCGCGGCCAAGGCCGAAGAGGCCGCCCTGCTGGACAGTTTCAGGTCCGGCGGCGCGGCGGCTCGGCAGGCGGCAGAATAG
- a CDS encoding branched-chain amino acid ABC transporter permease produces the protein MDLLYRILVDPFVQMAGMPDFFLQVIWEGFVAGVLYSLIALGFVLIFKASGVFNFAQGIMVVFAALTLVGLHALGLPAYVALILTIAVMGVLAVAVERVIFRHLVNQPDIILLMATIGLTYFLIGLGEFVFGGNPKVMITAQLGLPTGSTAIDVLGGLVILQHIDIAAAVIAIIMVATLGVFFNKTRIGRALRAVADDHQAALSVGISLEQIWVIVWFAAGIVALATGIMWGARSDVSFALEIVAFKALPVLILGGFTSIPGAIVGGLIIGIGEKIGEIYWGPLVGGGIESWLAYVIALIFLLFRPQGLFGERIIERV, from the coding sequence ATGGACCTTCTCTACCGCATCCTGGTCGACCCCTTCGTGCAGATGGCGGGGATGCCGGACTTCTTCCTGCAGGTGATCTGGGAGGGGTTCGTCGCCGGCGTCCTCTATTCGCTGATCGCTCTCGGCTTCGTGCTGATCTTCAAGGCTTCGGGCGTGTTCAACTTCGCCCAGGGCATTATGGTCGTTTTTGCCGCGCTGACCCTGGTCGGGCTCCACGCGCTCGGCCTGCCGGCCTATGTGGCGCTGATCCTTACCATCGCGGTGATGGGCGTGCTGGCGGTGGCGGTCGAGCGGGTGATCTTCCGGCACCTGGTCAACCAGCCCGACATCATCCTGCTGATGGCCACGATCGGCCTGACCTACTTCCTGATCGGGCTCGGAGAGTTCGTGTTCGGGGGCAATCCGAAGGTGATGATCACCGCGCAGCTCGGACTGCCGACCGGATCGACCGCGATCGACGTGCTCGGCGGGCTGGTCATCCTCCAGCACATTGACATCGCGGCGGCCGTGATCGCCATCATCATGGTCGCGACCCTGGGTGTGTTCTTCAACAAGACGCGGATCGGCCGCGCGCTGCGGGCGGTTGCCGACGACCACCAGGCGGCATTGTCGGTGGGCATCTCGCTCGAGCAGATCTGGGTGATCGTCTGGTTCGCTGCCGGCATCGTCGCGCTGGCGACCGGCATCATGTGGGGGGCGCGCTCGGACGTCTCCTTCGCGCTGGAGATCGTCGCCTTCAAGGCGCTGCCGGTGCTGATCCTCGGCGGCTTCACCTCGATTCCGGGCGCCATCGTCGGCGGCCTGATCATCGGCATCGGCGAGAAGATCGGCGAGATCTACTGGGGCCCGCTGGTCGGCGGCGGCATCGAGAGCTGGCTCGCCTACGTCATCGCGCTGATCTTCCTGCTGTTCCGGCCGCAGGGCCTATTCGGCGAGCGGATCATCGAACGGGTTTGA
- a CDS encoding ABC transporter ATP-binding protein has product MRAPSDQATGEQLLAVENISLSFGGVKAIRDVSFDIRRGEIRAIIGPNGAGKTSMLNVINGFYHPQEGVITYRGNRRSKMKPYEAAMQGIARTFQNVALFRGMTTLDNIMAGRTLKMHRGFFWQCLYWGPAQREEVEHRQKVEEIIDFLEIQAIRKTPVGRLPYGLQKRVELARALAMEPELLLLDEPMAGMNLEEKEDMSRFILDVNQQLGTTIALIEHDMGVVMDLSDRVVVLDHGVKIADGTPDAVQSNQDVIDAYLGVAH; this is encoded by the coding sequence ATGAGGGCTCCGAGCGATCAGGCAACGGGCGAACAGTTGCTGGCGGTCGAGAACATCTCGCTGTCATTCGGCGGGGTGAAGGCGATCCGCGACGTGTCCTTCGACATCCGGCGCGGCGAGATCCGCGCGATCATCGGCCCGAACGGCGCCGGCAAGACGTCGATGCTCAACGTCATCAACGGCTTCTATCATCCGCAGGAGGGCGTGATCACCTATCGCGGCAACCGACGGTCGAAGATGAAGCCGTACGAGGCGGCGATGCAGGGGATCGCCCGCACCTTCCAGAACGTCGCCCTGTTCCGCGGCATGACGACGCTGGACAACATCATGGCCGGGCGCACGCTGAAGATGCACCGCGGCTTCTTCTGGCAGTGCCTGTACTGGGGGCCGGCCCAACGCGAGGAGGTGGAGCATCGCCAAAAGGTCGAGGAGATCATCGATTTCCTCGAGATCCAGGCGATCCGCAAGACACCGGTCGGGCGGCTGCCCTACGGATTGCAGAAGCGGGTCGAGCTCGCCCGTGCGCTGGCGATGGAGCCGGAGCTGCTGCTGCTCGACGAACCGATGGCCGGCATGAACCTCGAGGAAAAGGAGGACATGAGCCGCTTCATCCTGGACGTGAACCAGCAGCTCGGCACGACGATCGCACTGATCGAGCACGACATGGGGGTGGTGATGGATCTGTCCGACCGTGTCGTGGTGCTCGATCACGGCGTCAAGATCGCCGACGGCACGCCCGATGCCGTCCAGTCGAACCAGGACGTCATCGACGCCTATCTCGGCGTCGCGCACTAG
- a CDS encoding ABC transporter substrate-binding protein — protein sequence MRLRKSLLGIAAIALAGGFTAEAYAQDTVYIPLLSYRTGPFAGSGIPIANGMSDYLNLLNERDGGINGVRIVVEECETGYDTQKGVECYESVKAKNPLVINPYSTGITLQVIPKAAVDKIPVLSMAYGLSASAIGEVFPWVFNPPATYWDGASAIIKYISEREGGLDKLSGKKIGYIFLDAGYGREPIPLLEQLAKDYGFTLLQYPVPAQEMQNQSSQWLNVRRDQPDYMVMWGWGAMNPTAVKEAVKIRYPMDKFIGVWWSGGDDDARAGGEQAKGYKTVNLQGVGDGFQAIQDIKKLLVDTGKSQTPASMLGENLYNRGVYNSVLMAEAIRVAQEITGKKVIDAADMRIGLENLEISEERWKEIGLEGFAPPIKVTCTDHNGHHPVYIAEWDGQKWVQVSEWFAPMTDVVQPLLEAAAKEYVAKNAPWPARTEECRQ from the coding sequence ATGAGGTTGAGGAAATCCCTGTTGGGGATTGCCGCCATTGCCCTGGCGGGCGGCTTCACCGCCGAGGCCTATGCGCAGGATACGGTCTACATTCCGCTCCTGTCCTATCGGACGGGTCCGTTCGCCGGTTCGGGCATTCCGATCGCCAACGGCATGTCCGACTACCTGAATCTGCTCAACGAGCGGGACGGCGGCATCAACGGCGTCAGGATCGTCGTCGAGGAATGCGAGACGGGTTACGACACCCAGAAGGGCGTCGAGTGCTACGAGTCGGTGAAGGCCAAGAACCCACTGGTGATCAATCCGTACTCGACGGGCATCACCCTGCAGGTGATCCCGAAGGCCGCTGTCGACAAGATCCCGGTGCTATCGATGGCCTACGGCCTCTCCGCCTCGGCGATCGGCGAGGTGTTCCCGTGGGTCTTCAATCCGCCGGCAACCTACTGGGACGGCGCGTCGGCCATCATCAAGTATATTTCCGAGCGCGAAGGCGGTCTCGACAAGCTCTCCGGCAAGAAGATCGGCTACATCTTCCTGGACGCCGGCTATGGCCGCGAGCCGATCCCGCTGCTCGAGCAGCTCGCCAAGGATTACGGCTTCACGCTGCTGCAATATCCGGTTCCCGCCCAGGAGATGCAGAACCAGTCGTCGCAGTGGCTCAACGTGCGCCGTGACCAGCCCGACTACATGGTGATGTGGGGATGGGGCGCCATGAACCCGACCGCAGTCAAGGAAGCGGTCAAGATCCGCTATCCGATGGACAAGTTCATCGGCGTGTGGTGGTCGGGTGGGGACGATGACGCCCGCGCCGGCGGCGAACAGGCCAAGGGTTACAAGACGGTCAACCTGCAGGGTGTCGGCGACGGGTTCCAGGCGATCCAGGACATCAAGAAGCTGCTGGTGGACACCGGCAAGTCGCAGACACCTGCCTCCATGCTCGGCGAGAACCTGTACAACCGCGGCGTCTACAACTCGGTGCTGATGGCCGAGGCGATCCGCGTCGCTCAGGAGATCACCGGCAAGAAGGTGATCGACGCCGCCGACATGCGGATCGGTCTGGAGAATCTCGAAATCTCCGAGGAGCGCTGGAAGGAGATCGGACTGGAAGGTTTCGCGCCGCCGATCAAGGTCACCTGCACCGATCACAATGGCCACCATCCGGTCTACATCGCCGAATGGGACGGCCAGAAGTGGGTGCAGGTCTCCGAGTGGTTCGCGCCGATGACCGACGTCGTGCAGCCGCTGCTGGAAGCTGCCGCCAAGGAGTATGTCGCGAAGAATGCTCCCTGGCCGGCGCGCACCGAGGAATGCCGTCAGTAA
- a CDS encoding AMP-dependent synthetase/ligase: MAETTVASVDDTFPKLLIRNARVRGARPAIRKKDLGIWQTWTWSQVLDEVRAFALGLEALGLRPGDKVAIIGSNRPPLYWSICAAQSLGAIPVPIYQDSVAAEMVFVLQHAEARFAVVEDQEQVDKLLSLSGELSRLEHIIYDEDRGLKDYDHSRLHPFRAVQQMGREVLAKDGSALARWEASVARGKPDDLAVILYTSGTTGQPKGVMLSFRNTVEAARIGCTFDRLTDQDEILAYLPMAWVGDHIFSYAESYWSGFCVACPESPATMLSDLKEIGPTFFFAPPRIFENILTTVMIRMEDAGAIKRRMFHYFLKVARRSGEKILNGDSVPLGDRLLYAIGHILVYAPLKNVLGLTRMRVGYTAGEAIGPEIFRFYRSLGLNLKQLYGQTEASVFVTVQPDGEIRADTVGKPAPEVEIRIDEATGEVLYRSPGVFVGYYKNEDATRSTKTDDGWVHTGDAGFFDHEGHLRIIDRAKDVGSLADGTLFAPKYIENKLKFYPNIKEAVAFGNQREFVTVMINIDLSAVGNWAERNNISYASYQELAGMDQVYDMIEAHVREVNRDLASEPKMAGSQIHRFLILHKELDADDGELTRTQKVRRRFIAERYQPLIDALYGGASEQDIATEVTFEDGRKGVIRARVKIRDVETYGPLLQKEAAE; this comes from the coding sequence ATGGCCGAAACCACTGTCGCATCCGTTGACGACACGTTTCCGAAGCTGTTGATCCGCAATGCCCGCGTTCGCGGCGCAAGACCCGCGATCCGGAAGAAGGATCTTGGCATCTGGCAGACCTGGACGTGGTCGCAGGTGCTGGACGAGGTGCGCGCCTTCGCGCTCGGTCTCGAGGCGTTGGGGCTGAGGCCCGGCGACAAGGTCGCGATCATCGGCTCGAACCGGCCGCCGCTCTACTGGTCGATCTGCGCCGCGCAGAGCCTTGGCGCGATCCCGGTGCCGATCTACCAGGACTCCGTCGCCGCCGAGATGGTGTTCGTCCTGCAGCACGCGGAGGCCCGCTTCGCCGTTGTCGAGGACCAGGAGCAGGTCGACAAGCTCCTGTCACTGTCGGGCGAACTGAGCCGGCTTGAGCACATCATCTACGACGAGGATCGCGGCCTCAAGGACTACGACCACAGCCGTCTGCATCCGTTCCGCGCGGTTCAGCAGATGGGGCGGGAGGTGCTGGCCAAGGACGGGTCGGCGCTCGCGCGCTGGGAAGCCAGCGTCGCCCGGGGCAAACCCGACGACCTCGCGGTGATCCTGTATACGTCCGGCACGACCGGCCAGCCCAAGGGTGTGATGCTCTCCTTCCGGAACACGGTGGAGGCGGCGCGCATCGGCTGCACCTTCGACCGACTGACCGATCAGGACGAGATCCTTGCCTACCTGCCGATGGCCTGGGTCGGCGACCACATCTTCTCCTATGCCGAATCCTACTGGTCGGGGTTCTGCGTGGCCTGTCCGGAATCGCCGGCGACGATGCTGTCCGACCTCAAGGAGATCGGGCCGACCTTCTTCTTTGCGCCGCCACGCATCTTCGAGAACATCCTGACGACGGTGATGATCCGCATGGAGGACGCCGGCGCGATCAAGCGGCGCATGTTCCATTACTTCCTGAAGGTCGCGCGGCGCTCCGGAGAGAAGATCCTGAACGGTGACAGCGTGCCGTTGGGCGATCGCCTACTTTACGCGATCGGCCACATCCTGGTCTATGCGCCGCTGAAGAACGTGCTCGGTCTCACCCGGATGCGGGTCGGTTACACCGCCGGCGAGGCGATCGGGCCGGAAATCTTCCGCTTCTACCGTTCGCTCGGTCTGAACCTGAAGCAGTTGTACGGGCAGACCGAGGCGAGCGTCTTCGTTACCGTCCAGCCGGACGGCGAGATCCGCGCCGATACCGTCGGCAAGCCGGCACCGGAAGTCGAGATCCGCATCGACGAGGCCACCGGCGAGGTGCTCTACCGCTCGCCGGGCGTCTTTGTCGGCTACTACAAGAACGAGGATGCGACGAGGTCCACCAAGACCGATGACGGCTGGGTGCATACCGGCGATGCCGGCTTCTTCGATCATGAGGGGCATCTGCGGATCATCGACCGGGCCAAGGATGTCGGCAGCCTCGCCGACGGTACGCTGTTCGCGCCGAAATACATCGAGAACAAGCTCAAGTTCTATCCGAACATCAAGGAGGCTGTCGCCTTCGGGAATCAGCGCGAATTCGTGACGGTGATGATCAACATAGACCTGTCGGCGGTGGGAAACTGGGCCGAGCGGAACAACATCTCCTATGCAAGCTACCAGGAGCTCGCAGGGATGGATCAGGTCTACGACATGATCGAGGCGCATGTGCGCGAGGTGAACCGTGATCTTGCGTCAGAACCGAAGATGGCGGGGTCGCAGATCCACCGTTTCCTGATCCTTCACAAGGAGCTTGACGCGGATGACGGCGAACTGACGCGCACCCAGAAGGTGCGCCGCCGCTTCATCGCCGAGCGATACCAGCCGCTGATCGACGCGCTCTACGGCGGAGCGAGCGAACAGGACATTGCGACCGAGGTAACCTTCGAGGATGGGCGGAAGGGCGTGATCCGGGCGCGGGTAAAGATCAGGGACGTCGAGACATACGGCCCGCTACTGCAGAAGGAGGCCGCGGAATGA
- a CDS encoding Crp/Fnr family transcriptional regulator: MISPERLNEIAVWSRELSESEMDRACRGITERQLHAGAYLFHRGDRFDAWAGVISGIVKMSNFTSGGKAVSYTGLTKGGWFGEGSVLKDEPRQYDIIALRETRVALLNGPTFRWLCENSTPFNRFLVRQLNERLGQFIALLGHDRGFEATTRLARCIAWLCNPVLSPGVGNRLEISQEELGLLSGLSRQMANRCLKVLEEEGLVRVEPDGIGILDLDGLKHFGE, translated from the coding sequence GTGATCAGCCCGGAGCGACTGAACGAGATCGCCGTCTGGTCGCGCGAGCTGTCCGAGAGCGAGATGGATCGCGCCTGCCGCGGCATCACCGAGAGGCAGCTCCACGCCGGTGCCTATCTGTTCCACCGCGGCGACCGCTTCGATGCCTGGGCGGGGGTGATCTCCGGGATCGTCAAGATGAGCAATTTCACCTCCGGCGGAAAGGCGGTGAGCTATACAGGGCTCACCAAGGGCGGCTGGTTCGGTGAGGGCTCGGTGCTCAAGGACGAGCCGCGCCAGTACGATATCATTGCGCTGCGCGAGACGCGGGTGGCGCTGCTGAATGGGCCGACCTTCCGCTGGCTGTGCGAGAATTCCACGCCGTTCAACCGGTTCCTGGTGCGCCAGCTCAACGAGCGGCTGGGCCAGTTCATCGCGCTGCTGGGCCACGACCGTGGCTTCGAGGCGACGACACGGCTTGCGCGCTGTATCGCCTGGCTGTGCAATCCGGTGCTGTCGCCTGGTGTCGGAAACCGACTGGAGATCAGCCAGGAGGAACTCGGCCTGCTGAGCGGCCTGTCACGCCAGATGGCGAACCGCTGCCTGAAGGTGCTCGAGGAAGAGGGGCTGGTGCGCGTCGAGCCAGACGGGATCGGCATCCTCGATCTCGATGGGCTCAAGCATTTCGGCGAATAG